Below is a window of Rattus norvegicus strain BN/NHsdMcwi chromosome 5, GRCr8, whole genome shotgun sequence DNA.
GTAACCACTACATGTTATGAACACATCGGTAATCAGGAGAACATTGATTGGTATGCATCCAGTTCCCCAGCGAAACTTGTCTTTAATGAAAGCAGTATTAATACTGTGGGTTTTAGTGCTCTTAGAGCCATCTCTTAAGTAATACTTGCCATCCTGTCTAACGGGGGCTACCATAATGTATGTTTTTACCAagtaggctatctcttcagctctGCTTCTGGTCCTTTGTTGGTTCTTCAGTCCCTCATCACAAGGCCTTCATGCCCATCTCTCTGGCCATCCCTGTCTCTACATCTCTCATCCTCCTCTGTGCCCTGGACACTCACAGCTGCTCCTCTAGAGAGCCTGGCTGTTAGGGTTTGCATGCCCTGCGTTTTTAACAgtacagacttcttccagtcctctCAGCTCTGAAGAAAATTTTTTCAAGATTCAGTTCACAATGACTTCACCTATAAGTGTCCCCAGCCCACAGTTGTAGAAGCATCTGCTCCTTCCACAGACCCCGTGACACTGAGACAAGCAGACCCCTTGACATTACCCTTCTCACTGAGACAGAACTTTCACCGGTCTCATCTCCACAACTACACTTTGAGACTTTCAGCAGAAGAAATCGTATTTTAACCATACCATACATCACGTATAATCACGGTTagtatcatttttcttttaaaaatctatttattttcattttatgtgcattggtgttttgcctgcgtgtgtgtgtgtgtgtgtgtgtgtgtgtgtgtgtgtgtgtgtgtgtgtgtaagggtgtcagatcttagagttacagacagttgtgagctgccatatggattctaggatctgaacccaggtcctctggaagagcattcagttcTCTTTACTTAgtaagacatctctccagccccatagttAATGtttctataaatttattttattaacaaatgattattacatattattattattcacttCAATTATTTATTACTCAATTATTAATTAAATGGGTTTAACTGAATGTAATAAATGGATGATttgaatttttcaaaaattattttctctctcaAACCACCTCTCttttaatacacatatacatatgtcccACATATGATaaaaggagaagagacagagggtgAATCAACATGGCTGCTTTTACTTACCATCGATGCTCTGTGCCCAGTGGCTGATGGCAGAGGTGATGGGCTGTTTTCCCCATGTGGAAAATCCAAGCAGGAGCTATTCAGAGACCTCGAGCTTCCTGAGTCACTATGCTGTTGTCCCTTTTCTGATATCAGCCTCGATAGAAAGCTGGCCTTGCGACTACCTGGGCCTAATCTGTCTGTCCATACCCCACTCTCTCTTGCACTGCCATCGCTGCCTTGGAAGTGACTCTGGCGATCTGTGAGAGGTTTCCCTGAAACTTCTGGGCCCTGGGATCGCTCCCAGGTTTCTAACGCAGATGATGGACGGTGTTGAGAAGCTGTCATTGTACCTAACCAGGACTGAGACATTACATTCTTGGGGCAAACGATGGAATGGCATGGTTGCTGTCCCGGGTGCTGAATTCTGGCGCTGCGCTCATGTGGACATGGACTATGGACATGGAGCTGTTCACTGTTCTCAACTCTCTCAGCCCAGCCTCTTTTGCCACAGGAAACATCTACCTCAAGTTGCCTGGGATGTGGAATTTGCCACACGCTTTTAGACCTTGGTATGTTGACACGGATGACTTGCTGTTTATTGTTGGCTTGAAGTAGTGAGACTCTTTCAGGTAAAGAAGAACAAACCATACACTGCTGGGCCCCTGAGTAGTTGGTTGAATGGAACGGAGGGCCTGTTTCATTCTCAGTGTTCCCACTGCTGGATTTGCCATCGAGTGCCCTCATGATCTTCCTGATGCCGAGATGAAATATCTCCAGAATATTGAGTAACAAGGAGATGGCTGCAATGCTGTGCATAAAGAGCATGAAAATGGTCTTCTCTGTGGGCCTGGATACAAAGCAGTCCACTGCGTTGGGGCAAGGGGCTTGTGTGCACTTGTAAATAGGGTGCATTTGGAACCCATAGAGAATATATTGGCCTATCATGAACCCTACCTCTAGCACAGATCTGGTCAAGATGTGTAAGACGTAGGTGCGCAGGAGACACCCTTTCAGAGGGACTTTTTGAATCCTCTTCTGCTCCTCGAGTCTCCTCAGCTCCCTCTCAACCCTTTGTTGCTCCTCCAAGTCAAGATCTGGGTTCTCCATCTGGGCTTTGAGGTATAACTTCTTCTTCtgcctttgtttctcaaagtCCCTGAGTCTATAGAGTGCATGGCCCATATACACCAAAGAAGGGGAAGACACAAAGATGATCTGCAAAACCCAGAATCTGATCAGAGAGATAGGGAAAGCATCATCATAACAGATATTGCTGCAACCAGGCTGCTGGGTGTTGCAGGCAAAGGAGGACTGCTCGTCATCCCAGACATCCTCAGCAGCAACACCAAGTACCAGCATTCGGAAGATGAAGAGGATAGTCAGCCAGATTTTCCCCACTATAGTGGAGTGGGAGTGGACTTCCTCTAGGATGCCACCCAGTAAATTCCAATCTCCCATGGCGAGGATTTCACATCTGCAATATACAGAGGGCAAGAAGGTTGATAAAACCGGGGGATGTCACTTATAAAGGCACATGATCGTGAGCAGCACAGAGTCTTTGCTTCAGTCAACACAACTCTGGATACTGACTTCATAGTTGAAGAAACTGGAATATTCCGAGGAGTATcagtttctgaacaaaacactaaccCTATAATCTAACCCAATTTCCTTCCTATCCTTTTCTCGGCCACAAGCAGCTCCCTTTCATTCCAGGATACCCATTAGTTTCCATCTTTGTACAATGTATTCCACAGTCTTGCTTACTTTTCTACTCATTCGAGAGGCCTATTTATCTCACTTCTAGCACGGTCTTAAGACTCAAATACTCTAGAAACTTTCTCTAAGCAGGCCAACCTCCACTTACTCTTCCCATTCCTAAGCTTCCGCAATCACACTTCTGGCATTTAGCCTAGAAGAATTTTGTGAGGTTTGCATTTTCTGTCTCACTTCCTGAAAAGATGAACCCCCTGCAAGTAAAGTCTCTCCATGGTATCTGGGTCTCTCTATACAAAAGGTATAAATATGTCCCCTTGAGTCTTCCACTGAATTAACTATCAACAGTGAAAGCAAAGTAGGATCTTCTCATATATCACACATGGCTATCATTGTAAGATAAAGGACACATTAAGAGAAACCAGCTGTgctgcagagatagctcagtggttaagagcactgactgctcttccagaggtcctgagttcaattcccagcaaccatgtggtggctcacaactatctgtaatgggatctgatgacctcttctggtgtgtctgaagacagcaacagtgtactcatatacgtgaaataaataaatcttcagggaaggagggagcgggagagggagagggagagggagagggagagggagagagggagagggagagagagagagagagagagagagagagagagagagagagagagagcaagtaaATCCTTGGAAAGTGTTTCAGATCAAGGCAGTGATAATGTTGAGGCAGCCACTAAGACACATTTGGAAAGCCAtgtctttcttggtttttcagGACCTTTCCTCTGCATAACAGCCAcagctgtcctagaattcactttgtATAGcagattggtcttgaactcacagagatttgcctgcctcccaagtgctaaaattaaaggGTTGTGTCACCATGTCTTGTGTCTTTATGGAATTCTTGCAAACTTGGAGAAGTTAATATAAACTGTTTCTCTAGAAGGCTTGGAGTCTAGAAAAGAGTCAAGGCATAAGTGTCATACACAGTTACTTTGTTTATCCTGGAAAAATTATGCTTTTCAAGGTTCAATAAGTCAaaacactgtcttagggtttccgtGTCTGCTAtaaaaatgccatgaccaaaaagcaacttggaaggaaagggtttgtttattcagcttatatttcCAGATTGTAGCCCATGATTGgaaaaagtcaggacaggaactcaagcagggctggaacctggaagcaggagctgataaaGAAgcaatggaggggtgctgcttactgacctgcctttcatggcttgctcagcctgctttctgattGAACTGAGGACCATCAGCCCTggaatggcaccatccacaatgcaCTTGGCCCTCCCCTGATCAATCACTAAGATAATGCCTTACAGccaaatcttatggaggcatttttttctcAACCAAGTTTCCCTCCCCTCAGACAGCCctagtttgtgtgtcaagttagCACAAGACTTGCCAGCACAGTAAGCTAAAGATTTCTAATATGGGGAAGACTTCCAGATATGAAAATCAGAGaggaaaatataattaagttGAAGTAGACAATTGTAAGGAGCAAACAAAAGAAACGTATTTTAAGTACTACCATTTTGCTTTCAGATTCCATTTAATCATAAGGAGAAGCTAAATTCAAGGCGTCAAGCTCTAGGGGAGCTTGAGACTTCCCAAAAGCTGAACAGCTTCTGATACAAACAGTTGTCTGAGTCCAGACATCTCAGGAACATCTTATAAGGAGACAGATGTCTGAGTTTCACTTCTCCATCTTGCTGGAGAGTTCCAGCAAGTTCATGTTCCTAGGCCTAGAATCGAACCCCTATCCCACCtgtccagtgttttcttttttttttttttttttttttggttctttttttcggagctggggaccgaacccagggccttgcgcttcctaggtaagcgctctaccactgagctaaatccacagccCCTGTCCAGTGTTTTCTTAAACAATAAAGAATATAGAAATTGCTGTTATCTAACCTGAGGcacataaattataaaaatatataaccaaTTGCCTGTTATACCATAATTGACTGTGTGCTGCTTGCCCAGTCCTTTGTCCCCTTGTCATTCTAAAATTCCAGCCTAGAGTCTAGGAGGGGACCTTGCTGCAAAAGCTGAATTAAA
It encodes the following:
- the Gja10 gene encoding gap junction alpha-10 protein isoform X1, which encodes MGDWNLLGGILEEVHSHSTIVGKIWLTILFIFRMLVLGVAAEDVWDDEQSSFACNTQQPGCSNICYDDAFPISLIRFWVLQIIFVSSPSLVYMGHALYRLRDFEKQRQKKKLYLKAQMENPDLDLEEQQRVERELRRLEEQKRIQKVPLKGCLLRTYVLHILTRSVLEVGFMIGQYILYGFQMHPIYKCTQAPCPNAVDCFVSRPTEKTIFMLFMHSIAAISLLLNILEIFHLGIRKIMRALDGKSSSGNTENETGPPFHSTNYSGAQQCMVCSSLPERVSLLQANNKQQVIRVNIPRSKSVWQIPHPRQLEVDVSCGKRGWAERVENSEQLHVHSPCPHERSARIQHPGQQPCHSIVCPKNVMSQSWLGTMTASQHRPSSALETWERSQGPEVSGKPLTDRQSHFQGSDGSARESGVWTDRLGPGSRKASFLSRLISEKGQQHSDSGSSRSLNSSCLDFPHGENSPSPLPSATGHRASMVSKSSHVDSPSVSSPFIICGTYVYVY
- the Gja10 gene encoding gap junction alpha-10 protein precursor → MGDWNLLGGILEEVHSHSTIVGKIWLTILFIFRMLVLGVAAEDVWDDEQSSFACNTQQPGCSNICYDDAFPISLIRFWVLQIIFVSSPSLVYMGHALYRLRDFEKQRQKKKLYLKAQMENPDLDLEEQQRVERELRRLEEQKRIQKVPLKGCLLRTYVLHILTRSVLEVGFMIGQYILYGFQMHPIYKCTQAPCPNAVDCFVSRPTEKTIFMLFMHSIAAISLLLNILEIFHLGIRKIMRALDGKSSSGNTENETGPPFHSTNYSGAQQCMVCSSLPERVSLLQANNKQQVIRVNIPRSKSVWQIPHPRQLEVDVSCGKRGWAERVENSEQLHVHSPCPHERSARIQHPGQQPCHSIVCPKNVMSQSWLGTMTASQHRPSSALETWERSQGPEVSGKPLTDRQSHFQGSDGSARESGVWTDRLGPGSRKASFLSRLISEKGQQHSDSGSSRSLNSSCLDFPHGENSPSPLPSATGHRASMNMLLELSSIMKK